The following are encoded in a window of Ictalurus punctatus breed USDA103 chromosome 13, Coco_2.0, whole genome shotgun sequence genomic DNA:
- the mfsd8 gene encoding major facilitator superfamily domain-containing protein 8 isoform X1 produces MSLLESEESTPLLKGDADSTQDAERSRWRSIRVMYFTMFLSSVGFTIVITSIWPYLQKIDDSADASFLGWVVAAFSLGQMVASPLFGLWSNHRPRKEPLVCSIVLNVAANMYYSYVYLPPSHNKYHMLLARAFVGFGAGNVAVVRSYVAGATSLKERTGAMANMSACQALGFILGPALQAGLSFIGENGFSVDVVHLKLNMYTAPALLAACFGVINILLVVIVLREHRVDDHGNQIRAINYVSEEQLAVPPEVEGNIDQVAVLTSNVLFFVILFIFAVFETISTPLSMDMFAWTRKEAVLYNGVILAAIGLESVIVFLVVKVISVRFGDRPVLLGGLVIIFIGFFILLPWGNQYPKIQWADLQNTSMPALVRSPVSNSSVEPTGCPSDQIWCQFTPAIHLAQYLTSDILIGVGYPACNVMSYTLYSKILGPKPQGLYMGWLTASGSGARTLGPVFVSQVYTNLGPRWAFSLICVIVLAAIVLLTAMYRRLIAFSVRYRMIHEG; encoded by the exons ATGTCTCTTCTGGAATCAGAAGAAAGTACTCCTCTGCTCAAAGGAGATGCTGACAG CACACAGGATGCTGAGAGGAGCCGGTGGAGGTCGATCAGGGTCATGTACTTCACCATGTTCCTCAGCAGCGTGG GTTTTACAATCGTCATCACATCCATATGGCCTTATCTACAAAAG atTGACGACAGCGCAGACGCCAGTTTTCTGGGTTGGGTGGTGGCTGCGTTTAGCCTGGGACAGATGGTGGCGTCGCCCCTGTTTGGACTTTGGTCCAATCACAGGCCTCGAAAGGAGCCGCTGGTGTGTTCCATCGTCTTGAACGTTGCAGCGAACATGTACTACTCCTACGTGTACCTGCCTCCGTCTCACAACAAATACCACATGCTCCTGGCTCGAGCGTTCGTCGGATTTGGAGCAG GTAACGTAGCTGTCGTGAGGTCTTACGTAGCAGGAGCCACCTCGCTGAAGGAGAGAACCGGCGCTATGGCTAACATGAGCGCCTGCCAGGCTCTGGGCTTCATCCTCGGCCCAG CTCTTCAGGCTGGTCTCTCGTTTATCGGTGAGAACGGCTTCAGCGTGGACGTCGTTCACCTGAAGTTGAACATGTACACGGCTCCGGCGCTGCTCGCCGCCTGCTTCGGTGTCATCAACATCCTGCTAGTCGTCATCGTCCTGAG AGAGCATCGTGTAGATGACCACGGCAACCAGATCAGAGCGATCAACTACGTCTCGGAAG AGCAGCTAGCCGTGCCTCCCGAAGTGGAAGGAAACATCGACCAGGTCGCAGTGCTTACATCCAACGTCCTTTTCTTCGTCATCCTCTTCATTTTCGCTGTGTTTGAAAC TATATCCACTCCTTTATCCATGGACATGTTTGCGTGGACGAGGAAAGAAGCCGTCCTGTACAACGGGGTCATTTTGGCGGCCATTGGCTTAGAGTCTGTTATAGTGTTCCTCGTGGTGAAGGTGATCTCTGTGCG GTTTGGTGATCGTCCAGTGCTCTTGGGTGGCCTAGTCATCATATTTATCGGCTTCTTTATCCTGCTCCCCTGGGGGAACCAGTATCCAAAAATTCAATGGGCAG ATCTTCAGAACACCTCCATGCCAGCTTTGGTGCGTTCCCCAGTCTCTAACAGTAGTGTGGAACCGACCGGATGCCCTTCAGATCAGATCTGGTGCCAGTTCACCCCCGCCATCCACCTGGCACAATACCTCACATCCGATATCCTCATAGGAGTGGGCTACCCCGCCTGCAACGTCATGTCCTACACACTGTACTCGAAGATCCTGGGACCCAAACCACAG ggtttgtACATGGGCTGGCTGACAGCCTCAGGCAGCGGTGCTCGCACCCTGGGCCCCGTGTTTGTCTCTCAGGTCTACACCAACTTGGGTCCTCGCTGGGCCTTCAGTCTGATCTGCGTTATCGTCCTGGCGGCCATCGTGCTCCTCACAGCTATGTACAGACGACTTATAGCCTTCTCCGTGCGCTACAGAATGATACACGAGGGCTGA
- the mfsd8 gene encoding major facilitator superfamily domain-containing protein 8 isoform X2, translating into MYFTMFLSSVGFTIVITSIWPYLQKIDDSADASFLGWVVAAFSLGQMVASPLFGLWSNHRPRKEPLVCSIVLNVAANMYYSYVYLPPSHNKYHMLLARAFVGFGAGNVAVVRSYVAGATSLKERTGAMANMSACQALGFILGPALQAGLSFIGENGFSVDVVHLKLNMYTAPALLAACFGVINILLVVIVLREHRVDDHGNQIRAINYVSEEQLAVPPEVEGNIDQVAVLTSNVLFFVILFIFAVFETISTPLSMDMFAWTRKEAVLYNGVILAAIGLESVIVFLVVKVISVRFGDRPVLLGGLVIIFIGFFILLPWGNQYPKIQWADLQNTSMPALVRSPVSNSSVEPTGCPSDQIWCQFTPAIHLAQYLTSDILIGVGYPACNVMSYTLYSKILGPKPQGLYMGWLTASGSGARTLGPVFVSQVYTNLGPRWAFSLICVIVLAAIVLLTAMYRRLIAFSVRYRMIHEG; encoded by the exons ATGTACTTCACCATGTTCCTCAGCAGCGTGG GTTTTACAATCGTCATCACATCCATATGGCCTTATCTACAAAAG atTGACGACAGCGCAGACGCCAGTTTTCTGGGTTGGGTGGTGGCTGCGTTTAGCCTGGGACAGATGGTGGCGTCGCCCCTGTTTGGACTTTGGTCCAATCACAGGCCTCGAAAGGAGCCGCTGGTGTGTTCCATCGTCTTGAACGTTGCAGCGAACATGTACTACTCCTACGTGTACCTGCCTCCGTCTCACAACAAATACCACATGCTCCTGGCTCGAGCGTTCGTCGGATTTGGAGCAG GTAACGTAGCTGTCGTGAGGTCTTACGTAGCAGGAGCCACCTCGCTGAAGGAGAGAACCGGCGCTATGGCTAACATGAGCGCCTGCCAGGCTCTGGGCTTCATCCTCGGCCCAG CTCTTCAGGCTGGTCTCTCGTTTATCGGTGAGAACGGCTTCAGCGTGGACGTCGTTCACCTGAAGTTGAACATGTACACGGCTCCGGCGCTGCTCGCCGCCTGCTTCGGTGTCATCAACATCCTGCTAGTCGTCATCGTCCTGAG AGAGCATCGTGTAGATGACCACGGCAACCAGATCAGAGCGATCAACTACGTCTCGGAAG AGCAGCTAGCCGTGCCTCCCGAAGTGGAAGGAAACATCGACCAGGTCGCAGTGCTTACATCCAACGTCCTTTTCTTCGTCATCCTCTTCATTTTCGCTGTGTTTGAAAC TATATCCACTCCTTTATCCATGGACATGTTTGCGTGGACGAGGAAAGAAGCCGTCCTGTACAACGGGGTCATTTTGGCGGCCATTGGCTTAGAGTCTGTTATAGTGTTCCTCGTGGTGAAGGTGATCTCTGTGCG GTTTGGTGATCGTCCAGTGCTCTTGGGTGGCCTAGTCATCATATTTATCGGCTTCTTTATCCTGCTCCCCTGGGGGAACCAGTATCCAAAAATTCAATGGGCAG ATCTTCAGAACACCTCCATGCCAGCTTTGGTGCGTTCCCCAGTCTCTAACAGTAGTGTGGAACCGACCGGATGCCCTTCAGATCAGATCTGGTGCCAGTTCACCCCCGCCATCCACCTGGCACAATACCTCACATCCGATATCCTCATAGGAGTGGGCTACCCCGCCTGCAACGTCATGTCCTACACACTGTACTCGAAGATCCTGGGACCCAAACCACAG ggtttgtACATGGGCTGGCTGACAGCCTCAGGCAGCGGTGCTCGCACCCTGGGCCCCGTGTTTGTCTCTCAGGTCTACACCAACTTGGGTCCTCGCTGGGCCTTCAGTCTGATCTGCGTTATCGTCCTGGCGGCCATCGTGCTCCTCACAGCTATGTACAGACGACTTATAGCCTTCTCCGTGCGCTACAGAATGATACACGAGGGCTGA
- the mfsd8 gene encoding major facilitator superfamily domain-containing protein 8 isoform X3, translated as MVASPLFGLWSNHRPRKEPLVCSIVLNVAANMYYSYVYLPPSHNKYHMLLARAFVGFGAGNVAVVRSYVAGATSLKERTGAMANMSACQALGFILGPALQAGLSFIGENGFSVDVVHLKLNMYTAPALLAACFGVINILLVVIVLREHRVDDHGNQIRAINYVSEEQLAVPPEVEGNIDQVAVLTSNVLFFVILFIFAVFETISTPLSMDMFAWTRKEAVLYNGVILAAIGLESVIVFLVVKVISVRFGDRPVLLGGLVIIFIGFFILLPWGNQYPKIQWADLQNTSMPALVRSPVSNSSVEPTGCPSDQIWCQFTPAIHLAQYLTSDILIGVGYPACNVMSYTLYSKILGPKPQGLYMGWLTASGSGARTLGPVFVSQVYTNLGPRWAFSLICVIVLAAIVLLTAMYRRLIAFSVRYRMIHEG; from the exons ATGGTGGCGTCGCCCCTGTTTGGACTTTGGTCCAATCACAGGCCTCGAAAGGAGCCGCTGGTGTGTTCCATCGTCTTGAACGTTGCAGCGAACATGTACTACTCCTACGTGTACCTGCCTCCGTCTCACAACAAATACCACATGCTCCTGGCTCGAGCGTTCGTCGGATTTGGAGCAG GTAACGTAGCTGTCGTGAGGTCTTACGTAGCAGGAGCCACCTCGCTGAAGGAGAGAACCGGCGCTATGGCTAACATGAGCGCCTGCCAGGCTCTGGGCTTCATCCTCGGCCCAG CTCTTCAGGCTGGTCTCTCGTTTATCGGTGAGAACGGCTTCAGCGTGGACGTCGTTCACCTGAAGTTGAACATGTACACGGCTCCGGCGCTGCTCGCCGCCTGCTTCGGTGTCATCAACATCCTGCTAGTCGTCATCGTCCTGAG AGAGCATCGTGTAGATGACCACGGCAACCAGATCAGAGCGATCAACTACGTCTCGGAAG AGCAGCTAGCCGTGCCTCCCGAAGTGGAAGGAAACATCGACCAGGTCGCAGTGCTTACATCCAACGTCCTTTTCTTCGTCATCCTCTTCATTTTCGCTGTGTTTGAAAC TATATCCACTCCTTTATCCATGGACATGTTTGCGTGGACGAGGAAAGAAGCCGTCCTGTACAACGGGGTCATTTTGGCGGCCATTGGCTTAGAGTCTGTTATAGTGTTCCTCGTGGTGAAGGTGATCTCTGTGCG GTTTGGTGATCGTCCAGTGCTCTTGGGTGGCCTAGTCATCATATTTATCGGCTTCTTTATCCTGCTCCCCTGGGGGAACCAGTATCCAAAAATTCAATGGGCAG ATCTTCAGAACACCTCCATGCCAGCTTTGGTGCGTTCCCCAGTCTCTAACAGTAGTGTGGAACCGACCGGATGCCCTTCAGATCAGATCTGGTGCCAGTTCACCCCCGCCATCCACCTGGCACAATACCTCACATCCGATATCCTCATAGGAGTGGGCTACCCCGCCTGCAACGTCATGTCCTACACACTGTACTCGAAGATCCTGGGACCCAAACCACAG ggtttgtACATGGGCTGGCTGACAGCCTCAGGCAGCGGTGCTCGCACCCTGGGCCCCGTGTTTGTCTCTCAGGTCTACACCAACTTGGGTCCTCGCTGGGCCTTCAGTCTGATCTGCGTTATCGTCCTGGCGGCCATCGTGCTCCTCACAGCTATGTACAGACGACTTATAGCCTTCTCCGTGCGCTACAGAATGATACACGAGGGCTGA